A single window of Verrucomicrobiia bacterium DNA harbors:
- the ccsA gene encoding cytochrome c biogenesis protein CcsA: protein MGESLMAHVRGEPLPPAVDHWARISDTFRAGDAAGFNTAVEGYNRSMGPDLAADVRKGRQEFFFNQMAPFYDAMVIYVAAFLFALFYWFQFAEWSRRTAFALVGLAFAIHTVGLIYRMVLEGRPPVTNLYSSAIFIGWGSVLLGMVLERFWRNAIGLVVGSVLGFVTLIIAHNLALGGDTMVMLQAVLDTNFWLATHVVIVTLGYASTYVAGFLAIVYILRGVFTRGLDAATGRALSRMVYGIICFATLFSFIGTILGGIWADQSWGRFWGWDPKENGALIIVLWNALLLHARWGGLVRDRGLMTLTVGGNIVTSWSWFGTNMLGIGLHAYGFMSGAFLWLGAFVLSQLAIIGLGMLPLDYWRSGRALRGGGPTDLPAPRPAGAPALAR from the coding sequence ATGGGTGAATCCCTGATGGCCCACGTGCGCGGCGAACCACTGCCGCCGGCGGTGGATCACTGGGCGCGGATCAGCGACACCTTCCGCGCCGGCGACGCCGCCGGGTTCAACACCGCCGTCGAGGGCTATAACCGTTCCATGGGTCCGGACCTCGCCGCGGACGTGCGCAAGGGACGACAGGAATTTTTCTTCAACCAGATGGCCCCGTTCTACGACGCGATGGTCATCTATGTGGCGGCCTTCCTGTTTGCGCTCTTCTACTGGTTCCAGTTCGCCGAGTGGTCCCGGCGCACGGCCTTTGCGCTGGTCGGGCTGGCGTTCGCCATCCACACGGTCGGCCTGATCTACCGCATGGTCCTTGAGGGGCGTCCTCCGGTGACCAACCTCTATTCGTCAGCCATTTTCATCGGCTGGGGCTCCGTGCTGCTCGGGATGGTCCTGGAGCGATTCTGGCGGAATGCGATCGGGCTGGTGGTCGGATCGGTGCTGGGCTTCGTGACGCTGATCATTGCGCACAACCTGGCGCTGGGCGGGGACACGATGGTGATGCTGCAGGCCGTGCTGGACACCAATTTCTGGCTCGCGACCCACGTGGTCATCGTGACCCTCGGCTACGCGAGCACCTACGTCGCCGGGTTCCTGGCCATCGTGTACATCCTTCGCGGCGTGTTCACGCGCGGTCTGGACGCGGCCACCGGGCGGGCCCTGTCGCGCATGGTTTACGGCATCATCTGCTTCGCCACGCTGTTCAGTTTCATCGGGACCATTCTGGGTGGCATCTGGGCCGACCAGAGCTGGGGACGCTTCTGGGGCTGGGACCCGAAGGAAAACGGCGCACTGATCATCGTCCTGTGGAATGCCCTGCTCCTGCATGCGCGCTGGGGGGGGCTGGTCCGCGACCGCGGACTGATGACCCTGACCGTCGGCGGCAACATCGTCACCAGCTGGTCGTGGTTTGGGACGAACATGCTGGGCATCGGGCTGCACGCCTATGGCTTCATGAGCGGGGCCTTCCTGTGGCTGGGCGCCTTCGTGCTGAGCCAGCTGGCGATCATCGGGCTGGGCATGCTCCCGCTCGACTACTGGCGCAGCGGGCGAGCCCTGCGGGGTGGCGGTCCGACCGACCTGCCGGCGCCCCGACCTGCCGGCGCTCCGGCGCTGGCGCGCTGA
- the aroB gene encoding 3-dehydroquinate synthase encodes MRTVSVPLGARAYTIHIGNGLLSRLGEPCRRLKLGERCTIVTDEQVGPRYADAVMRALKMSGFVPNVVTVPAGESAKSLKILGECYDQFAMRRLERRSFVVALGGGCVGDLAGFAAASYLRGVPWIQVATTLLAQVDSSVGGKVGINLRSGKNLVGAFHQPRAVFCDLDTLATLPDRELKAGLAEVVKYGVIQDPELFRRLEREMDRVLQRDPATLAAIIARCCTLKASVVTKDEFETSGLRAILNFGHTLGHGLEAISGYRDFLHGEAVSIGMVAAARLSSRLTSFPEKDVHRLQALLTRIGLPVTVKLTPRKRDQLLDAMRLDKKNTGGELKFVLARALGDVVAGQRVPEAEIQQLLQQMMGDATAA; translated from the coding sequence ATGCGTACGGTGTCAGTGCCCCTTGGGGCGCGTGCGTACACGATCCATATCGGCAATGGCTTGTTGTCCCGCCTGGGGGAACCGTGCCGACGACTCAAGCTGGGAGAGCGCTGCACCATTGTGACCGATGAGCAGGTCGGTCCCCGCTATGCCGATGCGGTCATGCGCGCCCTGAAGATGTCCGGGTTTGTGCCCAACGTCGTCACCGTGCCCGCCGGCGAGAGCGCCAAGTCCCTGAAGATCCTGGGCGAATGCTACGACCAGTTCGCCATGCGCCGACTGGAGCGCCGCTCGTTTGTGGTGGCCCTCGGCGGCGGCTGCGTGGGGGATCTCGCCGGGTTTGCGGCGGCATCCTATCTCCGGGGCGTTCCGTGGATCCAGGTCGCCACCACGCTGCTGGCCCAGGTGGACTCCTCGGTGGGCGGCAAGGTGGGCATCAACCTCCGGTCGGGAAAGAACCTCGTCGGCGCCTTTCACCAACCCCGCGCGGTCTTCTGCGACCTCGACACCCTCGCGACGCTTCCGGATCGCGAACTCAAGGCGGGTCTGGCCGAGGTGGTGAAATACGGCGTGATCCAGGACCCCGAGCTGTTCCGCCGGCTGGAGCGCGAGATGGACCGGGTGCTCCAGCGGGATCCCGCGACGCTCGCGGCCATCATCGCCCGCTGCTGCACCCTCAAGGCGTCGGTCGTGACGAAGGACGAATTCGAAACCTCCGGACTCCGGGCCATCCTGAATTTCGGCCACACCCTGGGCCACGGCCTGGAGGCGATTTCCGGGTATCGCGACTTCCTGCATGGCGAGGCGGTCAGCATCGGCATGGTCGCCGCCGCCAGGTTGTCGTCACGGCTCACGAGCTTCCCGGAAAAGGATGTCCACCGGCTCCAGGCCCTCCTCACGCGGATCGGTCTGCCGGTGACGGTCAAGCTGACGCCTCGCAAGCGCGACCAGCTGCTGGATGCCATGCGTCTCGACAAGAAGAACACCGGCGGCGAATTGAAGTTCGTCCTGGCACGGGCCTTGGGGGACGTGGTGGCAGGGCAGCGGGTGCCGGAGGCCGAGATTCAGCAGTTGTTGCAGCAGATGATGGGCGACGCCACGGCGGCGTGA